Within Nitrosopumilus sp., the genomic segment ATGAAATTTTTTGTTCTCCCATGTTAAATCAAATCCTAATTGAAAATTTAATCCTTCCTAAGCCTCACTGGACAGCTTTAGGTAGTTTGCGTCTACTGTGACTGGTAGTTGGTATGATGCGTCTAACAAAACTACAGTTGCTTCTTCTTTTTCAGCATCAATTCTTGTAATTGTTGCCTTCATTCCTTTGAATGGACCACCTGTGATCTCTACAATGTTATCTACTGCTAATTGTGAAACTGTTGATTTCTTGATGAGATATCCTTCGATATCTTTGAATTCTAATTCTCCTCTTAGTTGACCTCGAATGTGTCTGACTCCTTCTACTGCCATGTATGCATCGCTAGGATTGATTGCTTCTATTACGACATATCCTTTCAAATTGTCTACTAGTAAAACTGATTGAATGTTAATCTGGTTTGCATTAGCTTTTGCTTCTAGTAACCGCATTACCACTTTCTCCTGACCTCCTGTGGTTCTGATTGCAAACAAGTGTGATTTAATTTCCTCTGACAATGTTATCTACCAAACGTAATCACCGAAAAGACAAACTGAATTGTAAAACCAATTGCTCCTACTCCTGCTATTCCTAACAAAACTAGTCTAAGGTGTTGTTGATACTCATCCTTGTCTGGTTTCTTGGCCATTTTCATGGTATTGGCCATGTTTTTCAAAGTCTGCCTAGGGTTCATTGCTGGAAATTAATAAGGTGTCCTTATATCTCTTATCTCATGGAACTACTAGTTGCGTATCAAGATGACCCTGCAGGTCACAATATGGCAAAATATCTTTCAAAAGAAATGACTTTGGACGGCGATGTTTTTCGTGGAGAATTTTATGATCTACTAATTATCCAAACTCCTGCAATTTCTGCTGATTGGTTGGCAGACAAGTATGATTATGACGGATTTGTTTTTCTCTCAAAGCATGCAGCCGAATCCGGAGTGCTAGCTTTGACTTGTCACAGTACGGGAAATTTCTCTGCTGCAAAGTTTGGTGGCAACGACAGACAGGTTGCAATTCCAAAACCAGACTTTCAAAAAAGTTATCTTCAAACTTTAAAGAAGAACCAATCACAATTCTCTGACTTTCAAATAACTATAGAGGCAACTCATCACGGACCGACTGCGTTGCCAAAACCCTCTATCTTTGTAGAGATTGGAACTACTGAAAAGCAGTGGACTGATGAATCATTGTGTAATTCAGTAGCTGCACTAGTCCACAAAGTAATGTCACAACCTGTTGAAAAGCATCCAGTAGCAATTTGTTTTGGCGGAACCCACTATCCTTCAAAATTCACTGATGAATTGCTTGATGGAAAATATGCTCTTGGAACCGTAATACCAAAACATGCTTTAGATGATCTTGATGAGAAATTATTTTCGCATATTCTTGAGCAAAACAGTATGGCAACAGCTGCTCTTTTGGATTGGCGAGGCCTTGGCTCTAACAAACAAAAAGTACTTGATCTTTTAGAATCAACTAAGCTTGAGGTAATCAAACTTTGAATCTTGAGCAAAAGATTTACAAAAAATTGCTAGAGGTACCCAAAGGACAAATCACAACTTATGGTGAGTTGGCAAAAGCAGTTGGACTAAAAAATGGCCAAAGAGCTGTTGGAAAAATAATGAACAAAAACCCATACCCTGTCATCATTCCGTGTCACAGAGTTGTAATGTCTACTGGAAAAATTGGCGGATATGCATACGGGGAGCATGTGAAAACTAAGATGTTAAATGATGAAGGAATTCAAATTCAAAACGGCAAAATTGTGGAACTAGAAAATAAAATTTATCGATTCTAATCTTTTCTCTTTTCTTTAATCTCATCCATCAAAAGTCTGAGGTGTGCTTTGTTTCTAACTGTGTTTCCTCCGACTTTTTTGTAGAGTGCCCAGAATTCTGGATTGGTCAAATCCTTTCTGTCTTTTGCAATTTTCAATAGTCGTCTCAATGAACGAACCTTTGCAACATAGACTTCCTTTTTACCTACTCTAGCTCCCTTTCGTCCTTGTTTGGAACCTTGAGTTGTACCTCTCTTGTTTTTCTGAGCTTTCTTTTCATGTGCTCTTCCCTTTGAGGTACCGGTAAATGATTTGATTTTGATTGTGTTTGCTGTAATTAGACTGCGAATGTTTTCTCTTGTAATTGCATCTGCAATATCATCCAAGTGGTCTGTGTCAAATCTAATTCTGTGAACTCCTACACCAGTAACTCTGGCGGCGAGTCTTTTCTTAGCTTTAAGATTTACTACCACTTGCACTCACTCTCGCATTGAAAATTTTGAATTTCTGTTCAATTGCTTTAACGATAATCTCTTTTCTCTTCTTGGTTCCAACACTGTGTCCAAATCTAATTCCGTCTTTCTTTGGGTCTAGCTTCTCCAAGTCATTCAAATTGTAAACTAAGTTATCTGTAAATCCTGATGGGTGTAATCCTCTTGCGTCTTTAGGTCCTCCATATCCAACTTTGACTAGACCTGGACGTCCTCTGCTCTTTTGTTTTCTTTGGTGATGATCAATACCTTTTGGTTTTCTCCAATTGGTTTGTAGTCTAACATAACGCCAACTTTCTGGTCTTACAAAGTCTGGCTTGTTCTCTTTTGCCTCTTCTCTCTTTGCAAGTAGATCCTTGTTGATCGTCATGAAATTGAGTCTTGAATTTTGGAATAAATACGTTCCTAGACCAAAAATCATTCTCTATAAGAAAAAGATAATAAGGAAACTCTGGGCGGATCGAATATCTCATGAACCAGCCTGGGATTGAACACACCATTTTTGGAGGCATAATCCTCTGACCCAAGTACTTGGTACTGCAGCTACTGAGAAATTTTCCTCCCAACTAACTGCATTTGGAATCAATCCATCCAAAGTCCACAGAAATTTGGGCGTAGATGACATGGTCAAATTGGCAGTTGAGAGAAAGGAGGGAGTAGTAAACTCAACAGGCTCACTTTCAGTAAATACCGGAAAATATACTGGCAGATCCCCTGATGATAGATTTATCGTATATGATGATAAGACCCACGATACCATTGACTGGGGAAAAATAAACCACCAATTCCCAAGTGGAAAATTTGAAAAACTATTTGAAAAGATGAAAAAATTTGTCGATGACAAGGAACTCTTTGTTTTTGATGGTTTTGTAGGAGCTGATCCTGAAACCCGTTTACCAATCAGAGTA encodes:
- a CDS encoding MGMT family protein, with translation MNLEQKIYKKLLEVPKGQITTYGELAKAVGLKNGQRAVGKIMNKNPYPVIIPCHRVVMSTGKIGGYAYGEHVKTKMLNDEGIQIQNGKIVELENKIYRF
- a CDS encoding D-aminoacyl-tRNA deacylase, yielding MELLVAYQDDPAGHNMAKYLSKEMTLDGDVFRGEFYDLLIIQTPAISADWLADKYDYDGFVFLSKHAAESGVLALTCHSTGNFSAAKFGGNDRQVAIPKPDFQKSYLQTLKKNQSQFSDFQITIEATHHGPTALPKPSIFVEIGTTEKQWTDESLCNSVAALVHKVMSQPVEKHPVAICFGGTHYPSKFTDELLDGKYALGTVIPKHALDDLDEKLFSHILEQNSMATAALLDWRGLGSNKQKVLDLLESTKLEVIKL
- a CDS encoding 50S ribosomal protein L32e yields the protein MTINKDLLAKREEAKENKPDFVRPESWRYVRLQTNWRKPKGIDHHQRKQKSRGRPGLVKVGYGGPKDARGLHPSGFTDNLVYNLNDLEKLDPKKDGIRFGHSVGTKKRKEIIVKAIEQKFKIFNARVSASGSKS
- a CDS encoding protein translocase SEC61 complex subunit gamma: MNPRQTLKNMANTMKMAKKPDKDEYQQHLRLVLLGIAGVGAIGFTIQFVFSVITFGR
- a CDS encoding transcription elongation factor Spt5, whose protein sequence is MSEEIKSHLFAIRTTGGQEKVVMRLLEAKANANQINIQSVLLVDNLKGYVVIEAINPSDAYMAVEGVRHIRGQLRGELEFKDIEGYLIKKSTVSQLAVDNIVEITGGPFKGMKATITRIDAEKEEATVVLLDASYQLPVTVDANYLKLSSEA
- a CDS encoding 50S ribosomal protein L19e; amino-acid sequence: MVVNLKAKKRLAARVTGVGVHRIRFDTDHLDDIADAITRENIRSLITANTIKIKSFTGTSKGRAHEKKAQKNKRGTTQGSKQGRKGARVGKKEVYVAKVRSLRRLLKIAKDRKDLTNPEFWALYKKVGGNTVRNKAHLRLLMDEIKEKRKD